One window from the genome of Nitrosospira multiformis encodes:
- the rplR gene encoding 50S ribosomal protein L18, with amino-acid sequence MSNPIKSRLRRARRTRAKIAELKAVRLAVHRSNCHIYVQLIDGAGGKVLTSASTLEPDLRKELPNGGTVAAAAAVGKRVAEKAKGLGIETVAFDRSGFKYHGRVKALAEAAREHGLKF; translated from the coding sequence ATGTCCAATCCGATAAAATCCCGTTTGCGCCGTGCGCGCCGTACCCGCGCCAAGATTGCTGAATTGAAGGCAGTCCGCTTGGCTGTGCATCGCAGTAATTGCCATATTTATGTACAGCTGATAGATGGCGCCGGCGGCAAGGTGCTGACCAGCGCGTCTACCCTGGAGCCGGATCTGCGGAAAGAGCTTCCCAATGGGGGGACAGTTGCTGCGGCGGCGGCAGTCGGTAAACGAGTTGCTGAAAAGGCCAAGGGCCTGGGTATTGAAACCGTTGCGTTCGACCGGTCGGGTTTTAAGTACCATGGGCGCGTTAAAGCGCTGGCCGAGGCGGCTCGTGAGCATGGCCTTAAATTCTGA
- the rpsS gene encoding 30S ribosomal protein S19, with translation MARSVKKGPFVDLHLMNKVENARATSDKRPIKTWSRRSTVLPDFIGLTIAVHNGKQHVPVYVTENMVGHKLGEFSHTRTFKGHSGDKKAAAGSKK, from the coding sequence ATGGCACGTTCCGTAAAAAAAGGACCATTCGTTGACTTGCATCTGATGAACAAGGTCGAGAATGCGCGTGCGACCAGTGATAAGCGTCCGATCAAAACCTGGTCACGCCGCTCCACTGTTCTTCCCGATTTTATCGGTTTGACCATTGCAGTGCACAATGGCAAGCAGCATGTTCCGGTATATGTGACAGAGAATATGGTAGGGCACAAACTTGGGGAATTCTCCCATACCCGTACCTTTAAGGGACATTCAGGCGACAAGAAAGCAGCGGCTGGATCGAAGAAATAG
- the rpsH gene encoding 30S ribosomal protein S8, translating into MSMSDPIADMLTRIRNAQLSEKNSVAMPASKLKAAIAQVLKDEGYVEDFAVHEASGKPILDISLKYYAGRPVIEKIERVSRPGLRIYKASNKLPNVMNGLGVAIVSTSKGVMTERKARASGVGGEVLCIVA; encoded by the coding sequence ATGAGTATGAGTGACCCCATCGCCGATATGCTGACGCGTATACGTAATGCGCAGCTTTCTGAAAAAAACTCGGTTGCGATGCCTGCCTCCAAGCTGAAAGCGGCTATTGCGCAGGTGTTAAAGGATGAAGGATACGTTGAGGATTTTGCGGTTCACGAAGCGAGCGGGAAGCCGATACTGGATATTAGTCTGAAGTATTATGCTGGCCGTCCGGTAATCGAAAAAATTGAGCGGGTGAGCCGTCCTGGTTTACGCATCTATAAGGCCAGTAACAAGCTCCCTAATGTGATGAATGGTCTGGGTGTGGCAATAGTCTCGACTTCCAAGGGTGTAATGACTGAACGAAAGGCGCGTGCCAGTGGCGTCGGCGGCGAAGTGTTATGCATAGTGGCCTAA
- the rplX gene encoding 50S ribosomal protein L24, protein MQKLKKGDDVIVTTGKDKGKRGTVLRIVSADLVVVEGANKVKKHQRPNPNKGTPGGIVEMEKPIQISNVAIFNPATQKADRVGIKILEDKRKVRYFRSNGELLDI, encoded by the coding sequence ATGCAAAAATTAAAGAAAGGCGATGACGTAATCGTCACCACCGGTAAGGATAAGGGCAAACGTGGCACGGTGTTGCGCATCGTGAGCGCTGACTTGGTGGTGGTCGAGGGAGCCAACAAGGTCAAGAAACATCAGCGGCCCAATCCGAACAAGGGAACGCCTGGTGGAATCGTTGAAATGGAAAAGCCCATTCAGATCTCAAATGTGGCAATTTTTAATCCTGCCACGCAGAAGGCTGATCGCGTTGGAATCAAGATCCTGGAAGATAAACGCAAGGTGCGTTACTTCAGGTCGAATGGCGAACTGCTTGACATATAA
- the rplE gene encoding 50S ribosomal protein L5: protein MARLQEYYRDAVVKQLIQQFNYKSVMEVPRIRKITLNMGVGEAVADKKIMDNAVSDMKKIAGQKPVVTKAKKSIATFKVRDGYPVGCMVTLRRVRMYEFLDRLISVAIPRIRDFRGISGKAFDGRGNYNMGIKEQIIFPEIEYDKIDALRGMNITITTTAKTDAEAKALLAAFKFPFKN from the coding sequence ATGGCTCGTCTGCAAGAATATTATCGTGACGCCGTAGTAAAGCAGTTAATCCAGCAATTTAATTACAAGTCTGTGATGGAGGTTCCGCGTATTCGTAAGATTACCCTGAATATGGGGGTGGGGGAGGCGGTTGCAGATAAGAAAATTATGGATAACGCTGTAAGCGATATGAAAAAGATCGCGGGGCAAAAACCGGTGGTGACTAAAGCAAAAAAATCTATCGCCACTTTTAAGGTGCGTGACGGATATCCGGTCGGTTGCATGGTCACGTTACGGCGTGTCCGCATGTATGAATTTCTCGATCGATTGATTAGCGTGGCGATTCCGCGTATCCGGGATTTTCGTGGTATTTCCGGCAAGGCTTTTGATGGACGGGGCAATTATAATATGGGCATAAAGGAACAGATCATTTTTCCGGAAATTGAATATGACAAGATCGATGCCCTGCGTGGAATGAATATCACGATCACCACGACCGCGAAAACAGATGCGGAAGCCAAGGCATTACTCGCCGCATTCAAATTTCCATTCAAAAACTGA
- the rplV gene encoding 50S ribosomal protein L22, whose amino-acid sequence MQTTAVLRGVRLSEQKGRLVADQIRGLPVDRALNLLAFSPKKGAVIIRKLLESAIANAEHNDGADIDELKVSTIYVDRGPSMMRTSARAKGRGNRIVKPTCHIFLTVGDKAGNKK is encoded by the coding sequence ATGCAAACAACTGCTGTATTGCGCGGAGTTAGGCTGTCCGAGCAGAAAGGACGTCTTGTGGCTGACCAGATTCGGGGCCTGCCGGTGGATCGGGCGCTTAATCTGCTTGCCTTTAGCCCGAAGAAGGGAGCGGTCATTATCCGGAAATTGCTGGAATCGGCCATTGCCAATGCGGAGCATAATGATGGTGCTGACATAGACGAGCTAAAGGTATCGACTATATATGTAGATCGCGGACCATCCATGATGCGTACCAGCGCTCGCGCCAAAGGGCGTGGCAATCGTATTGTCAAGCCAACCTGTCACATTTTTCTTACTGTCGGTGATAAAGCCGGCAACAAAAAATAG
- the rplN gene encoding 50S ribosomal protein L14, whose translation MIQMQSILQVADNTGARSIMCIKVLGGSKRRYAGIGDVIKVSIKDAAPRGRVKKGEIYNAVVVRTAKGVRRTDGSLIKFDQNAAVLLNAKLEPIGTRIFGPVTRELRNARFMKIVSLAPEVL comes from the coding sequence ATGATCCAAATGCAATCGATTCTGCAAGTCGCCGACAATACGGGCGCGCGTTCAATCATGTGCATCAAGGTGCTGGGCGGCTCCAAGCGGCGCTATGCCGGCATCGGCGATGTTATAAAAGTCAGCATCAAGGATGCGGCGCCACGAGGCCGTGTCAAGAAAGGCGAAATATATAATGCCGTGGTGGTGCGTACCGCCAAAGGAGTACGGCGTACTGATGGATCGTTGATCAAATTTGACCAGAATGCGGCAGTATTGCTGAACGCCAAGCTGGAACCCATTGGTACGCGTATTTTTGGCCCAGTAACGCGTGAATTACGCAATGCGCGCTTCATGAAAATCGTTTCGCTTGCGCCAGAAGTTCTGTAA
- the rplF gene encoding 50S ribosomal protein L6, which produces MSRVGKNPVSVPENVEVTLSASEVLVKGPLGTLRHHLVSDIAVERDGGNLLIKASNDSKQANAMSGTMRALLANMVHGVTKGFEKKLLLVGVGYRAQAAGEVLNLTLGFSHPVAHKMPDGVKAETPSQTEILIKGIDKQQVGQVAAEIRAYRRPEPYKGKGVRYANEVIVMKETKKK; this is translated from the coding sequence ATGTCTCGAGTGGGTAAAAATCCGGTATCAGTTCCGGAAAATGTTGAAGTAACCTTGTCAGCCTCCGAGGTGTTGGTGAAAGGACCGCTGGGTACGTTGCGGCATCATCTCGTTTCGGATATTGCCGTTGAGCGGGATGGCGGAAATCTGCTCATAAAGGCTTCCAACGATTCCAAGCAGGCGAATGCGATGTCCGGTACAATGCGCGCGCTGCTGGCTAATATGGTTCATGGGGTGACCAAGGGTTTTGAGAAAAAACTGCTGCTGGTGGGCGTGGGCTATCGAGCCCAGGCGGCGGGCGAGGTTCTTAACCTGACCTTGGGATTTTCTCATCCGGTTGCTCATAAGATGCCTGACGGCGTGAAAGCGGAGACGCCGAGCCAGACAGAGATCCTTATTAAAGGCATTGATAAGCAGCAAGTCGGCCAGGTGGCGGCGGAAATACGTGCGTATCGCAGACCGGAACCTTACAAAGGCAAGGGTGTGCGCTACGCGAATGAAGTCATTGTAATGAAAGAAACCAAGAAAAAATAA
- the rpsQ gene encoding 30S ribosomal protein S17 produces the protein MSEANLSRTLTGKVVSDKMDKTITVLVERKVKHALYGKIMVRSKKYHVHDENNEFHAGDTVIIEECRPLSKTKAWRVLKLMEKAITI, from the coding sequence ATGAGCGAAGCCAATTTAAGCCGTACTCTCACAGGAAAAGTCGTGAGTGACAAAATGGATAAGACCATTACCGTTCTGGTCGAACGTAAAGTTAAACATGCGCTTTATGGCAAGATTATGGTCCGCTCGAAAAAATATCATGTTCACGATGAGAATAATGAGTTTCATGCAGGTGACACGGTGATCATTGAAGAGTGCAGACCTCTCTCCAAAACAAAAGCCTGGCGCGTACTTAAACTGATGGAAAAGGCTATAACCATCTAG
- the rplB gene encoding 50S ribosomal protein L2, whose amino-acid sequence MALVKVKPTSPGRRAVIKVVNPGLHKGAPYARLVEKQNHTAGRNHNGHITTRHMGGGHKQHYRMVDFRRNKDGIAAKVERLEYDPNRSANLALLCYADGERRYIIAPKGVVSGMQLMNGVDAPIKNGNALPLRNIPVGSTIHCVEMMPGKGAQLARSAGTSVQLLAREGDYAQLRLRSGEIRKVHVNCRATIGEVGNEEHNLRSIGKAGAQRWRGIRPTVRGVVMNPVDHPHGGGEGRTAAGRHPVSPWGTPAKGFRTRTNKRTDGMIVRRRYSNKG is encoded by the coding sequence ATGGCACTCGTTAAAGTCAAGCCAACTTCACCTGGCCGTCGCGCGGTAATCAAGGTTGTCAATCCCGGTTTACACAAGGGCGCACCCTACGCCAGGCTGGTGGAGAAGCAGAATCATACAGCCGGACGTAACCACAATGGTCACATCACCACCCGTCATATGGGAGGGGGCCATAAGCAGCACTATCGAATGGTGGATTTTCGCCGTAACAAGGATGGGATCGCTGCCAAGGTCGAGCGACTGGAATACGACCCGAATCGCAGTGCCAATTTGGCGTTGCTTTGCTATGCAGATGGCGAGCGCCGCTACATTATCGCGCCAAAGGGGGTTGTCAGCGGGATGCAGTTGATGAACGGCGTGGATGCGCCAATCAAAAACGGTAACGCACTACCATTACGCAATATTCCAGTAGGGAGCACCATTCACTGCGTGGAAATGATGCCTGGCAAGGGCGCGCAACTGGCCCGTTCGGCAGGTACATCGGTGCAACTTCTTGCACGCGAGGGGGATTACGCGCAACTGCGCCTGCGTTCGGGAGAGATTCGCAAAGTGCACGTGAATTGCCGGGCCACTATAGGTGAAGTAGGCAACGAAGAGCATAACCTGCGCTCTATCGGTAAAGCAGGTGCGCAACGCTGGCGTGGCATTCGGCCAACTGTGCGCGGCGTAGTGATGAATCCTGTAGACCATCCGCATGGCGGTGGTGAAGGCAGAACTGCCGCCGGCCGTCATCCAGTCAGCCCGTGGGGAACACCCGCCAAGGGTTTTCGTACACGCACCAATAAGCGTACCGACGGTATGATCGTACGTCGTCGTTATTCAAATAAGGGGTAA
- the rpsN gene encoding 30S ribosomal protein S14, which yields MAKVAVINRDLKRRETVKKFAAKRAELFVIINDAKMSDEERHSARIKLQMLPRNASPVRLRNRCALTGRPRGVYSKFGLGRSKLRDIAMSGEIPGMTKASW from the coding sequence ATGGCCAAAGTAGCCGTTATTAACCGCGACCTGAAACGCCGTGAGACCGTAAAGAAGTTTGCGGCAAAACGGGCTGAATTATTCGTTATCATCAATGATGCCAAAATGAGCGATGAGGAGCGGCATTCTGCCAGAATCAAATTGCAGATGCTGCCACGCAACGCCAGTCCGGTGCGATTGCGTAATCGTTGTGCATTGACCGGCCGCCCTCGCGGGGTATATAGCAAGTTTGGTTTGGGCCGTAGCAAGCTTCGCGATATTGCCATGAGCGGAGAAATTCCCGGTATGACCAAGGCCAGTTGGTAG
- the rpsC gene encoding 30S ribosomal protein S3 codes for MGQKIHPTGFRLSVLKNWSSKWYANGRKFPAMLNEDIKVRDYLKKKLAHASVGRVIIERPSKNARITIYSSRPGVVIGKKGEDIEVLRGALQKLMGVPVHVNIEEIRKPEIDAQLIADNIAQQLEKRIMFRRAMKRAMQNAMRLGAQGIKIMSAGRLNGIEIARTEWYREGRVPLHTLRADLDYGTSEAKTTYGVIGIKVWVFKGEVIGRNEQLVATPAQALIPAGEPEKKRPARRPASSPVKVAAGSKPAAGTEARTETGVGEKGIDKRSDNAADEAATKTAARKTVKPGAKNAAAS; via the coding sequence ATGGGACAAAAAATACATCCAACAGGTTTCCGGCTTTCGGTGCTAAAAAACTGGTCATCGAAATGGTATGCCAACGGAAGAAAATTTCCCGCGATGCTGAACGAAGATATCAAGGTACGAGACTACCTGAAAAAGAAGTTGGCGCACGCATCAGTAGGGCGTGTGATTATCGAACGGCCGTCCAAGAACGCACGCATTACCATTTATAGCTCACGCCCGGGTGTTGTCATAGGCAAAAAAGGCGAAGATATCGAGGTTCTGCGTGGAGCGCTGCAAAAGCTCATGGGTGTTCCTGTTCACGTGAACATCGAAGAAATCCGCAAACCGGAAATTGACGCGCAACTTATCGCCGACAATATCGCGCAGCAATTGGAAAAGCGCATCATGTTCCGTCGTGCCATGAAACGTGCAATGCAAAATGCCATGCGACTGGGTGCCCAAGGCATTAAGATCATGAGCGCCGGACGATTGAATGGCATCGAAATTGCCCGCACAGAATGGTATCGGGAAGGCCGTGTGCCCCTTCATACTTTGCGCGCCGATCTGGATTATGGTACTTCCGAAGCCAAGACTACGTATGGTGTGATTGGAATTAAGGTATGGGTGTTCAAGGGTGAAGTGATCGGTCGGAATGAGCAACTCGTGGCGACGCCAGCGCAAGCGCTCATTCCGGCTGGAGAACCGGAGAAGAAACGCCCGGCCAGAAGACCGGCTTCAAGTCCAGTCAAGGTTGCGGCGGGATCAAAGCCGGCTGCCGGAACTGAGGCAAGAACTGAAACCGGAGTTGGTGAAAAGGGTATAGACAAAAGATCCGATAACGCAGCTGATGAGGCTGCTACCAAAACTGCAGCCAGAAAGACAGTAAAGCCAGGAGCGAAAAATGCAGCAGCCAGCTAG
- the rpmC gene encoding 50S ribosomal protein L29 → MKAKISELRAKNPEQLQQELLELLKAQFGLRMQHATQQLGNTNQLRNVRRDIARTKTILSQKVKQS, encoded by the coding sequence ATGAAAGCAAAAATCAGCGAACTCCGGGCCAAGAATCCGGAACAACTGCAGCAGGAACTCCTGGAGTTGTTGAAGGCGCAATTTGGCCTGCGCATGCAGCACGCAACCCAGCAACTAGGCAACACTAACCAATTGCGTAATGTGCGCCGGGATATCGCGCGCACAAAAACCATTCTCAGCCAGAAAGTGAAGCAATCATGA
- the rplP gene encoding 50S ribosomal protein L16 has protein sequence MQQPARTKYRKQQKGRNKGVATRGAKVSFGEYGLKAVGRGRLTARQIEAARRAMTRHIKRGGRIWIRIFPDKPISHKPAEVRMGNGKGNPEYFVAEIQPGKMLYEMDGVDEVLARQAFRLAAAKLPIQTTFVIRQVGG, from the coding sequence ATGCAGCAGCCAGCTAGAACAAAATACCGCAAGCAGCAAAAAGGCCGCAACAAGGGGGTTGCGACACGCGGTGCCAAAGTTAGTTTTGGTGAGTACGGGCTTAAGGCTGTTGGCCGTGGCCGTTTAACCGCGCGACAGATCGAGGCCGCCCGGCGTGCTATGACTCGCCACATTAAACGTGGTGGACGTATCTGGATTCGTATTTTTCCGGACAAACCCATTTCTCATAAACCAGCCGAGGTACGGATGGGCAATGGCAAGGGGAACCCGGAGTATTTTGTGGCGGAAATTCAACCCGGTAAAATGTTGTATGAAATGGATGGTGTTGACGAAGTGCTGGCTCGTCAGGCGTTCCGCTTGGCAGCTGCCAAGCTCCCCATTCAAACCACATTTGTTATCCGACAAGTAGGCGGTTAA